The sequence GCGCAGCGAGGTCCCTGTGCTGGCCTACGGCACCCTCGTCCCCGGAGCGGACTGGTTCGTCGGGGTCGCCACGGCGCCATCGCCGACCACGGGCGTGGACACCGACCTCGAGGCTGCCCGCGAGGTCATCTCAGGGGACCGCGACTCGTTCACGCACCTGCCGGCGACCGAGATGAGCGACCAGGCCGCCGACGTCGCGGTGGGTGAGCTCGCGGGTCAGCCGGTCGGCGAGAGCACCGACCACGAGGGCGTGCCGTCGTGGCTGTTCGAGCCGGTGGAGGTCACGGTCAACGACCTGACGAGCGTCGTGGTGGCGACGGGTGCCATGAGCCTCGACGACCTGTGTTCAGGGCAGACCCTGGAGCGCTGCACCCGGTTCGGTCTGGTCTAGAAGGCTCCGCGCTGGCTAGGTTGTCGAGGGTGACCCCACCCGATGAGCCAACCAGCGGTCCGCGACCCGGTCGACGCGACGTCCTGAAGTTCGGTGCCGGTGCTGCGCTGGGGGCCGCGGCCGTCGGCACGGGTTGGGCGGTCTCCTCCCAGGACGGCGACGAGTCGGCCAAGGAAGAGCCAGCAGCCCCGACCACCCCGCCCCCGCCCCCGACGCAACGCTTCGTCAGCACCCAGCTCACTGCTCCCCAGACCACCGTGTGGCGCAAGGACGGCGCGACCACCTCGGCTGGCCTGCTGCTGACGACTCCGCGCAGTCCGGCCTTCCGTGCAGTGATCTATGACGACGACGGCTCCCCGGTCTGGATCGAGCCCGACGGCAACGCCGCCACCGACCTGCGGGTCCAGACCTATCGCGGCCGGCCGGTGCTGACCTACTGGACCGGCGAGATCAAGCAGGGGACCGGCAACGGCAAGGGCGTGATCCTCGACGAGTCCTATCAGCTCGTCGCCGAGGTGCGCTGCGGCAACGGTGTCCTCTCCGACCTCCACGAGTTCCAGCTGACCTCACGCGGCACGGCGCTGCTGACCTCCTACCCGACCCTGCCGCTCGACCTGACGCCGATCGGCGGCCCGGCTGACGGGTATGTCTGGGGTGCCCGGGTCCAGGAGGTCGACGTCGAGACCGGAGAGGTCCTGCTGGACTGGGAGGGCCTCGACCACATCGACCTCGAGGAGACCTACGACGAGATCGAGGACACCGGCAGCCCCGAGGCGCCCTTCGACCCGATCCACATCAACTCGGTCGCCGAGGACGGTGACGGACTGCTCCTGTGCTGTCGGCACACGGGCGCCCTCTACAAGATCGACCGCGTCACCGGCGAGCTGAGGTGGCGGATGGGCGGCAAGCGGAGCGACTTCGAGGTCCCCGAGGAGGCGTCGTTCGGCTGGCAGCACGATCTCCGGCGCCAGCCCGACGGCACCCTGACGATCTATGACAACCATGACCGCAAGGAGGAGACGGAGTCGGTCTCGGCCGCCCTGCGCCTCGAGGTCGACGAGACGGCCATGACCGTGCGCCTCGTCCAGGCGCTGCGCCACGAGGACCGCTACGGCTATGCGATGGGCAACGCCCACTACCTCGACGACGGCCACGTCCTCGTCGGCTGGGGGATGGACCCCTACGCCACCGAGTTCGACGAGTCCGGCGAGGTGGTCTTCGAGCTGGGCGGCCTCGGCCTGGGCTCCTACCGCTCCTACCGCTCACCGTGGCGCGGTCGACCCACGACCGTCCCCGATCTGGCCCTCGGCCCGGACGGGTCGGCACACGCCTCGTGGAACGGTGCCACTGACGTCGTCAGCTGGCGTTTCCTGGCCGGTTCGTCTGCGAACGGGCTGGCCGAGGTCGCGACCGTGCCACGGGCGGGGTTCGAGACCTCGGCGCCGCTCTCGGGTGAGCGCTTCGTGCGGGCCGAGGCGCTCGATGGTCGGGGTCGGGTGCTGGGGACCTCGCGCGTCGTCGGGAGCTAGGCCGGGCGACCATAGGTCGTCGTGCGCTCGATCACGGGCCGCCCGATGCCGGCGCCGATCTCGGCGAGCTCAGCGACCGTCTTTGCCGAGCCGTGCTCACTGCCCGCCATCCGGGAGATGGTCTCCTCCATCAAGGTCCCGCCGACGTCGTTCGCGCCGGCCCGGAGCATGGCGCGCGTGCCCTCGACCCCGAGCTTGACCCAGCTGGTCTGGATGTTGGGGATGCCGCCGTCCTCGGTGCGACCGTGGAGCATGATCCGGGCGAGTGCGTGGACGGCGAGGTTGTCGCGCAGCGTCGGCCCGGGGCGGGCGACACCGGCGAGGTAGATCGGCGAGCTGGTGTGCACGAACGGCAGCGGCACGAACTCGGTGAATCCGCCCGTCTCGGCCTGGATCCGTCGCAGCACCCGCAGGTGCTGCACCCAGTGGCGCGGGTTGTCGACGTGGCCGTACATCATCGTCGAGCTGGACCGGAGCCCGACGCGATGCGCGGTGGTGACGACCTCGATCCACGTCCTGGCGGGGAGCTTGCCCTTGGTCAGCAGCCAGCGGACCTCGTCGTCGAGGATCTCGGCGGCAGTGCCGGGGATGGTGTCGAGGCCGGCCTCGCGCGCCTTGATCAGGAAGTCCTCCACCGACAGGCCGGTGCGCGCTGCGCCGCTCACGATCTCCATCGGGCTGAAGGCGTGCACGTGCATGTCGGGCACCCGCTGCTTCACGGCGGCGACGAGGTCGAAGTAGGCGCTCGCGGGCAGCTCGGGGTCGATCCCGCCCTGCATGCAGACCTCGGTGGCGCCGAGCTGCCAGGCCTCCTCGGCGCGGTCGGCGACCTGGTCGAGGGAGAGGGAGAAGGCGTCGGCGTCGGTCTTGCGCTGCGCGAAGGCGCAGAAGCGGCAGCCGACGTAGCAGATGTTGGTGAAGTTGATGTTGCGGTTGACGACGTAGGTCACCTCGTCGCCCACGGCGTCCTTGCGGAGGTCGTCGGCGAGTCGGCACACGTGCTCCAACAGGTCGCCCTCGGCGGTCATCAGCGTCAGGGCGTGCTCGTCGGAGAGGCCCCCCGGGTCGGTCTCGGCAGCCGTGAGCGCAGCGTGGCCATCACCCGACTCACCCGATATCCATGGGAGATCGCGGGGTGTCGAGGCCGCTCGGAGGCCGGTTTCGCCCATGGATATCCCCGCCGCGACATCGCGAAGCGCCGCCCAGTCGCCATAGACGCTGTCGAAGTCCTCACGCCGGTCGTGGGTGCGGCCCTGCGTGTCGATGGTGGTGTTGAGGTCGGTCCGGCCCGCTCCGTCGAGGACGGGATCGGGCTCCTGCCACGGCAGGCCCGCAGGGCGTACGCCGGGGCGCGCGAGGCCGTCGGGCTGCGCCAATGCGTCAACGTGGGCGTCGAGGCGTGGGTCGAGCCACGGGACGCGCTGTCGCACGTAGTGCGGGTGAACGGTGAGGCGGGGTGCGAGCTCGAAGCCGGCGTCGGCGGTGACGGCGCGAAGCCGGTCGATCGAGGGCCAGGGGCGCTCGGGTTGACGTGGTCGGGGGTCAGCGGCGAGACGCCGCCCCAGTCGTCGACGCCCGCGTCGAGCAGCGCATGGCACTCGCCCGCGTCCACCAGGTTGGGCGGCGCCTGGACCCGCACGGTCGGGCCGAGCACGACCCGCGAGACGGCGATGGCGGCGCGATATTCGTCGAGGCCGAGGTCGTTGGCGTGGCGCATCGCGGTGTCGGGCTTGGAGCGGAAGTTCTGGACGATCACCTCCTGGATGCCGCCATAGAGCCGGGCGATCCGCCGCAGCTCGAAGATCGTCTCCGCCCGCTCGGCCAGCGTCTCCCCGATCCCGACGAGCAGCCCGGTGGTGAAGGGGATCGAGAGCCGGCCGGCGTCCTCGAGCACCCGCAAACGCACGGCGGGGTCCTTGTCGGGGGAACCGTGGTGGGCCTCGCCCCGGGTCTCGAAGAGCCGCCGTGACGTCGTCTCGAGCATCATCCCCATCGAGGGCGAGACGGGCTTGAGGCGCGTCATCTCCTCCCAGGACATGACGCCCGGGTTGAGGTGGGGAAGCAGGCCGGTCTCCTCGAGCACCCGGATCGCCATCGCCCGGACATAGGCCAGGGTCGAGTCATAGCCCTGCTCGTCGAGCCACTCCCGCGCCTCGGGCCAGCGATCCTCCGGCCGGTCGCCGAGGGTGAAGAGCGCCTCCAGGCAGCCCAGCTCGGCGCCGTCCCGGGCGATCGTGAGGATCTCGTCGGGGGAGAGGTATGGCGCTCGCCCCTCCCGCGCGGCCTGCGCCGGGGTCTCGACGAACGTGCAGTAGTGGCACCGGTCGCGGCACAGGCGGGTGACGGGGATGAACACCTTGGGGGAGTAGGTCACCACTCCCGGCCGGCCCGCAGCCACCAGACCGGCGTCGCGGACGCGGGCAGCCACCGCGCACAGCCGGTCGAGCGCGTCCCCGCTCGCCGCGAGGAGGGCGGTGGCCTCCTCCAGGTCGAGGGCCACCCCCCGCTCGGCGCGCGCGAGCGCCCGGCGGATCTGGGCAGGCGTGACCGTCGTCATGCGCACCATCCTTCCAGCCGTGCCCAGCAGCGTGGCGTCGCGTCCGGGTCAGTGGACGGTCTCGATGGGTGCCTCGATCTCCTCGGGCGTGAGGCGGTGGTCGTCGCGGTCGAGCTTGCTCGGCCACCAGATCTTGCCGCCGAGGTCCATGTTGATCGCCGTGACCAGCACCGAGCGGACGATCATCGTGTCGAGGATGACGCCGAGTGCCACTGCCACGCCCAGCTCGACCAGGAACACCAATGGGATGGTCCCGAGCACGAGGAAGGTCGCCGCCAGCACCAGGCCCGCGCTGGTGATGACACCACCGGTGGAGGTGAGCGCCACGAGCGAGCCCCTCCGAGTGCCCAGGTGCATCGTCTCCTCACGCACGCGCGTCATCAGGAAGATGTTGTAGTCGATGCCCAGCGCGACCAGGAAGACGAAGGCGAAGAGGGGGAAGCTCGGGTCGGCACCGGCAAACCCGAAGACGTACTTGAAGAGCAACGAGGACAGGCCGAGGGCTGCGCCGAACGACAGCACGACGGTGGCGATCAGGATCAGCGGCGCGAGGATCGAGCGCAGCAGCGCCATCAGGATCAGCAGCACCACCACCAGGATGATCGGGATGATGACGATGCTGTCGCGCTCGGAGGCGTTCAGGGTGTCGAGGAAGAACGCCGAACCACCACCGACGAGGGCGTCGGCACCGTCGACGTCGTGGACAGCCGTCCGCACCCTCTCGACGGTCTCGAAGGCTGCTCGGGTGGACGGGTCGTCATCGATCGTGGCCTCGATGAACGCCACGCCGTCCTTGGACACCGGCGGGGACGGTTCCTCGACGCCCTCGATCCCGGTGGCAGCGTCGCGGACGGCGTCGGCCTGGTCGGCGTTGGCCACGATCAGCACCTTGTTGGACTGGTCGACCAGTCCGTGGTCGACGAGCGCTTGCTGGCCCGTGACCGATTCGAACTCGGTGGTGTAGGTCTCCTCGCTCGTCAGGCCGTTGGTGTCGAGGGTGAGCAGGCCCAGGCAGGCGACGGCGAGCAGGATGGTCGTCCCGACCCACACCGGACGCGGCCGTGGAGCGATGGCCCGGCCGACCTTGGCCCAGATGCCTGACTGGGTGGGCTCGGCTGAGCCGAAGGTGGCGCGGCGCGGCCAGAAGACCCAGCGACCGGCGATGACCAGCAGGGCCGGCAGCAGCGTGACCATCACCACGAAGGTGACGGTGATGCCGATGGCCGCGACTGGCCCGAGGCCGGCCGTGGAGTTCATGTCGGCGAAGAGCAGGCACAACATGCCCAGCACCACCGTTGAGGCGCTGGCCAGGATCGCTGGCGCCGCACGATGCAGAGCGAAGGACATCGCCTCGTGCCGGTCTTCGTGACGCCGGAGCTCCTCTCGATAGCGAGCCACCAGCAGCAGCGCGTAGTCGGTGCCGGCGCCGATGACCAGGATGGTCAGGATCGCCTGCGACTGTCCGTTGACGGTGAGATCGGCGTACTTGGCAAGGAAGTAGATCAGGGCCTGGGCCGAGAAGAGGGACACACCGGCACAGATGATGGGCAGCACCCACAGCACCGGACTGCGATAGGTGAAGAGCAGGATGATGATGACGACGCTGAGGGTCGCGAAGAGCAGGGTGCTGTCGATCCCGCCGAACGCCTCGGCGGAGTCGGACGCCTGGCCACCGGTGCCGGCGATGTAGACCTGACCCCCGTCGATGGCCGCGATCTCGCGCAGTTCGTCGGCGATGTCGGGGAGCTTCTCCCAACCCTCGGAACCGAGATCGAAGGTGATCTGGGTCTGGGCGACCTCACCGTCCTCGGAGACTGCCGGGAATCCGGCCTGTGCCGCCAACGCCGGGCTGACGATCGGTGGCAAGCGTCCCTCGACCGGAGCGGCGACGCCCTCCAGCTCAGCGAACTCGGAGGCATCGACCTCGATCGCCGCCAGGTCGTCCTCGGTCAGGCCCCCTGCCCGCTCATAGACCACCAGTGTGGGGATCGAGTCAGGATCCTGGAAGGGAGCGAGCTTTGCGAGTGCGCGCGTCGACTCGGCCGACTCGGGCAGCCAGGAGGACGCCTCGTTGTTCTGGACGTCGGTCAGCTTGGCCGCGAAACCGGCAGAGCCGGCAGCGATCAGCAGCCAGACGATGAGCACGGCCCACTTGGTGGCACGACCGGTCAGCGCACCGGCGAGTCGGCGATTCATGAACGTATTGAAGCGGATGCCGCCGACAGCGCGCACCCGGTTATGGCGCGTGGACGCCTGTCGCCGATCGCTTTACCCAAAGTTGGTCGGACAGCCCTCAGCCCGCAGCCAGCAACAGCGGCATCGAGAACTCGTCGGCAGCTGTCCGCGGCACGACGGCGTATTCCATCGAGCCGTCCAGCCCCAGCCGGACGATGGCCCACTTGTCGTCCTGGAAGGTCACGACCAGGACGTGCTCGGGGTCCTCCCAGATCTCCCCGAAGTAGGTCGCCGACCGGCCCTTGCGGTCCGCCACCCAGGACCGGACCCGGTCGCCGCTGCGGAGGTCGAGCACGTCAAGGGTGGTCGGACCGAACCCGTCGCCATAGGCCGGGAGTCCGAGCACGTGCTCGTTGACGGTCGAGATGTCGGAGAACCGGTTGCGACAGGTGGTCCACCTCGTGCGCTGGCCACGGACCATGGCGCTGCAGGTGCCGGTGTCGCTCGCCTCGGTGATGCCCCCGAGCCACCGGCCGCGACCGGTCGACACCTGCCTGAACCGGGTCCGGTCGACGAGGCCGTGCGACGAGGTGACCCAGCTGCGGGACCGGCGGTGGGAGTTGACCCAGACGGCGCAGCCGTTGCTCGTCGCGCTCTCCTTGCAGTCCTCGCCGCTGACGACGACAGCCGAGTTGAGGCCGCGTCCGGGCACTCGGGGCATCCGCAGCACGCGGTCTGCGTCGGAGTCGATGACGGTGACCCTGCCTCGAGCGCCGGCGAAGGCCACCGCGCCGCCCTTCGGGGAGACCGCGAGTCCCGGACCCGTCCGCCACGTGCGCGCGCCCGATGCGCCGTCGGCGCCGATCCAGCGCGTCTCGTAGGCGGTGCGGGTGCTGGTCTGCACGACGAAGCCGGAGCCCATCGGCGCGAGCTCGAGGAGCTTGCCGCGGAAGGTGGTCTGTCCGCTGGGCCGATGGATCTTCCACCGGTTGCGGCCCGTCAGCTCGGCGTAGGCGATCGCCGGCGGCTCGCCCGTGGGCAGGTCGGAGACGTCGAGGACCTGCCGCGGAGCGACGCGCTCGTCGACCGGAGCCGCGGTGGAGGGCTGCCCCAGGAGGGCGAGGGCGAGTGGGGCAACGGCGAGGATGC comes from Nocardioides piscis and encodes:
- a CDS encoding arylsulfotransferase family protein, whose product is MTPPDEPTSGPRPGRRDVLKFGAGAALGAAAVGTGWAVSSQDGDESAKEEPAAPTTPPPPPTQRFVSTQLTAPQTTVWRKDGATTSAGLLLTTPRSPAFRAVIYDDDGSPVWIEPDGNAATDLRVQTYRGRPVLTYWTGEIKQGTGNGKGVILDESYQLVAEVRCGNGVLSDLHEFQLTSRGTALLTSYPTLPLDLTPIGGPADGYVWGARVQEVDVETGEVLLDWEGLDHIDLEETYDEIEDTGSPEAPFDPIHINSVAEDGDGLLLCCRHTGALYKIDRVTGELRWRMGGKRSDFEVPEEASFGWQHDLRRQPDGTLTIYDNHDRKEETESVSAALRLEVDETAMTVRLVQALRHEDRYGYAMGNAHYLDDGHVLVGWGMDPYATEFDESGEVVFELGGLGLGSYRSYRSPWRGRPTTVPDLALGPDGSAHASWNGATDVVSWRFLAGSSANGLAEVATVPRAGFETSAPLSGERFVRAEALDGRGRVLGTSRVVGS
- a CDS encoding MMPL family transporter; its protein translation is MNRRLAGALTGRATKWAVLIVWLLIAAGSAGFAAKLTDVQNNEASSWLPESAESTRALAKLAPFQDPDSIPTLVVYERAGGLTEDDLAAIEVDASEFAELEGVAAPVEGRLPPIVSPALAAQAGFPAVSEDGEVAQTQITFDLGSEGWEKLPDIADELREIAAIDGGQVYIAGTGGQASDSAEAFGGIDSTLLFATLSVVIIILLFTYRSPVLWVLPIICAGVSLFSAQALIYFLAKYADLTVNGQSQAILTILVIGAGTDYALLLVARYREELRRHEDRHEAMSFALHRAAPAILASASTVVLGMLCLLFADMNSTAGLGPVAAIGITVTFVVMVTLLPALLVIAGRWVFWPRRATFGSAEPTQSGIWAKVGRAIAPRPRPVWVGTTILLAVACLGLLTLDTNGLTSEETYTTEFESVTGQQALVDHGLVDQSNKVLIVANADQADAVRDAATGIEGVEEPSPPVSKDGVAFIEATIDDDPSTRAAFETVERVRTAVHDVDGADALVGGGSAFFLDTLNASERDSIVIIPIILVVVLLILMALLRSILAPLILIATVVLSFGAALGLSSLLFKYVFGFAGADPSFPLFAFVFLVALGIDYNIFLMTRVREETMHLGTRRGSLVALTSTGGVITSAGLVLAATFLVLGTIPLVFLVELGVAVALGVILDTMIVRSVLVTAINMDLGGKIWWPSKLDRDDHRLTPEEIEAPIETVH